One stretch of Schlesneria sp. DSM 10557 DNA includes these proteins:
- a CDS encoding acyltransferase family protein: MSSQNDSAPKTLAGWQSDSFGKNNLDFCRFWLAVLVIFSHSYALAEGHEENEPLGLFTHGQLNSGPFAVCGFFIISGFLITHSWLRSKSAVDYLKKRAFRIYPGFIVVVLLGVFVIAPFVSENLHFGVKRLLTIPISLLALRNVDLREAFVNNPYPGTMNGSLWSIPYEFKCYLAVMAIGAAGMLTRRRGLVPWLFLVTLIAGALYPFFPVPALDKGPFAAIVGSAEAWSRVFPYFIAGLAFYVYRKSIPFSTPLFVASVIAFVAASFAPPAGRFVFPFAITYALFWFSFHPAIHFENWSRYGDFSYGIYLYAFPIQQLIALSMPGVSAITMFFIATPLSILAGAISWHLVEKHFLKMKHRPAKPVEVKQPAVIDNAATLKSEATNLGSGVVAK, encoded by the coding sequence TTGTCTTCGCAAAATGATAGCGCACCGAAAACCCTCGCCGGGTGGCAGTCAGACTCCTTTGGTAAGAACAACCTCGACTTCTGCAGATTCTGGTTGGCGGTTCTCGTGATTTTCTCGCACTCGTACGCACTGGCGGAAGGGCATGAAGAAAACGAACCCCTGGGACTTTTCACGCACGGGCAGCTTAATTCAGGTCCGTTCGCTGTCTGCGGCTTCTTCATCATCAGCGGATTTCTGATCACACATAGCTGGTTGCGTTCAAAGTCAGCGGTCGATTACCTGAAGAAACGGGCCTTCCGTATTTATCCCGGATTCATTGTCGTCGTTCTTCTGGGTGTGTTCGTCATCGCTCCGTTCGTTTCAGAAAACCTTCATTTCGGAGTCAAAAGACTCCTCACGATCCCAATCTCGCTGCTGGCGTTGAGAAACGTCGACCTGCGTGAGGCATTCGTCAATAACCCTTACCCCGGCACGATGAACGGATCTCTCTGGTCAATTCCCTACGAATTCAAGTGCTACCTGGCGGTCATGGCGATTGGAGCCGCTGGCATGCTGACCAGGCGTCGCGGATTGGTCCCGTGGCTGTTCCTCGTCACGCTGATTGCAGGGGCCCTCTATCCGTTCTTCCCTGTTCCGGCGCTCGATAAAGGTCCATTTGCTGCGATCGTCGGCAGTGCCGAAGCGTGGAGCCGGGTGTTTCCCTACTTCATCGCCGGATTGGCGTTTTACGTCTACCGCAAGAGTATTCCGTTTTCGACGCCGCTGTTCGTAGCGTCGGTCATCGCCTTCGTCGCGGCATCCTTTGCACCACCGGCCGGCCGGTTCGTCTTTCCGTTCGCCATCACCTATGCCCTGTTCTGGTTCTCGTTCCATCCTGCCATTCATTTCGAGAACTGGTCGCGTTACGGCGACTTCTCGTATGGGATCTACTTGTACGCGTTTCCCATTCAACAATTGATTGCTTTGTCGATGCCCGGTGTCTCCGCGATCACAATGTTCTTCATCGCGACCCCATTGTCGATCCTTGCCGGGGCCATCAGTTGGCACCTCGTCGAAAAGCACTTCCTCAAGATGAAGCACCGACCGGCAAAGCCTGTGGAAGTGAAGCAGCCCGCCGTTATCGACAATGCTGCGACATTAAAGAGCGAGGCGACCAATCTCGGCAGCGGTGTCGTAGCCAAGTAG
- a CDS encoding deoxyribonuclease IV, whose product MPLFGSHLSIAGGYFKAVDAAAALGLHTVQLFTKNNNQWAGKPLTDEDVRLFRDALARTGIQRPCAHDSYLINLASPDDVLWQKSLDALVHELERAEALGLEGVVMHPGSYVKSSEEEGLQKIVAGLDEAHRRTKGFRCQYWLETTAGQGTNLGNRFEHLAFILKQVQEPERLGICVDTCHIFAAGYPLQSPDEYAATMDEFDRTIGIERIRAWHINDSKKPLGSRVDRHEHIGEGCLGLEPFRHLVNDPRFAQTPMYLETEKGERDGVNLDAMNLSTLNSLISPSTGRTAKKQKQA is encoded by the coding sequence ATGCCTCTGTTTGGCTCGCACTTAAGTATTGCCGGTGGATATTTCAAAGCCGTTGACGCGGCCGCAGCACTCGGCCTTCACACGGTGCAACTGTTCACAAAGAACAACAATCAATGGGCGGGAAAACCGCTGACCGACGAGGACGTTCGACTGTTCCGCGACGCCCTGGCCCGCACGGGAATTCAGCGGCCGTGTGCTCATGACAGCTACCTGATCAATCTCGCCAGCCCTGACGACGTGCTCTGGCAGAAATCTCTCGATGCACTCGTCCATGAGCTGGAACGGGCAGAGGCTCTGGGACTTGAGGGGGTTGTGATGCACCCCGGCAGCTACGTGAAATCATCCGAGGAAGAGGGCCTGCAGAAAATTGTGGCGGGACTCGATGAAGCTCATCGCCGCACGAAGGGCTTCCGCTGTCAATACTGGCTCGAAACGACAGCCGGGCAGGGGACAAACCTGGGAAATCGCTTTGAACACCTGGCGTTCATTCTCAAGCAGGTGCAAGAGCCGGAAAGACTCGGGATCTGCGTCGATACCTGCCACATCTTTGCCGCCGGATATCCGCTTCAGTCGCCGGACGAATACGCCGCCACGATGGACGAATTCGACCGAACCATTGGCATTGAGCGAATTCGGGCGTGGCATATCAACGACAGCAAAAAGCCGTTAGGGAGCCGGGTCGACCGGCACGAACATATCGGAGAGGGATGCCTTGGTCTGGAACCTTTCCGTCATCTCGTGAACGATCCCCGGTTTGCACAAACGCCAATGTACCTGGAGACCGAAAAAGGAGAGCGGGATGGTGTTAATCTCGACGCCATGAATCTGTCCACTCTGAACAGTCTGATTTCTCCGTCCACCGGCCGGACAGCCAAAAAGCAGAAACAGGCCTAG
- a CDS encoding amidohydrolase yields MTKSSFAADADLPWIDAHSHIWPAETDKYPLVPGLTKADLKPASFTDDELMAVARPEGVGRVVLIQHSVYHLFDNSYLIDAVKRHPKLFRIQGMVDDHQPKPGEAMKALLPQGVTGFRITPFVRKEEERSKWLETPGMIEMWKTGAKTRQAMCLLIDASDLPATDRMCEQHPDTPVVIDHFARIGVDGQVRDADVANLSRLARHKNCHVKISAFYALGKKKPPHDELIPMIKRLYEAFGPQRLMWASDSPYQIEGENNYKASISLVRDRLSFTSKEDREWLLRKTAEKVFFYA; encoded by the coding sequence ATGACAAAGTCATCTTTTGCCGCTGATGCCGACCTTCCCTGGATCGATGCGCACTCGCACATCTGGCCAGCCGAAACCGACAAATATCCGCTCGTTCCAGGACTCACCAAAGCGGATCTCAAGCCTGCCAGTTTCACCGACGACGAACTGATGGCTGTGGCACGACCTGAAGGGGTGGGTCGAGTCGTGTTAATCCAGCATTCGGTCTATCACCTGTTCGACAACTCATACCTGATCGACGCGGTAAAGCGGCATCCAAAGTTGTTCCGGATTCAGGGAATGGTCGACGACCACCAGCCGAAGCCCGGAGAAGCCATGAAAGCCCTCTTGCCGCAAGGGGTCACCGGATTTCGTATCACTCCCTTCGTGCGGAAGGAAGAAGAACGTTCCAAATGGCTGGAAACGCCCGGCATGATCGAAATGTGGAAAACGGGGGCCAAGACGCGACAGGCAATGTGCCTGCTCATTGATGCCTCTGACTTGCCGGCGACGGACCGCATGTGTGAGCAACATCCCGACACGCCGGTCGTCATTGATCACTTCGCACGTATCGGCGTTGATGGACAGGTCCGCGACGCGGACGTGGCTAACCTCAGTCGGTTGGCCCGTCACAAGAATTGTCACGTTAAGATTTCTGCCTTTTACGCGCTCGGCAAGAAGAAACCACCGCATGACGAGTTGATTCCCATGATCAAGCGACTGTACGAGGCCTTCGGTCCCCAGCGGTTAATGTGGGCAAGCGACTCGCCGTACCAGATCGAGGGGGAGAACAACTACAAGGCCTCGATCAGCCTGGTGCGGGACCGTCTCAGCTTCACATCTAAAGAAGATCGGGAGTGGCTGCTGCGTAAGACGGCAGAAAAAGTCTTCTTCTACGCCTGA
- a CDS encoding HEAT repeat domain-containing protein, whose amino-acid sequence MSKCSLRTIVAVTACVGFFAGIAGPFHSSIALAQQTQPKTDPSTNPEEFRALVERISKLESEVERLKKGTPVAAGTDAQVLAMLDVAHLGLFYSGNGQTRFLALHVLLANTTRNSYTIARDQIIAEIDGEERKLVDLPQQLQNYTVQSGKQHFQISAMKPQKEWKLPSGGQTGIWLVYADLPLGPNVPKCLIKVKLGDDTKEINVNELQRAQLSLEVERIGPRESLALMTIGGAINSFNAGTFVDELDKLVAQKVARVVVRWIDGASPPDPQLMNWLQSAAAGNAGNPNANQMFPMIPSAIREFHLTEFPVSDEIASRGGSGYGLRSTGQVRLHKSSAEAVGAALRTAYLALPRDELLNEIRTGNPLSRAAALAYGGGRLSVENLPQIFEWAEDKDPELQKAALQALSHFGEPEAIEKLVLYAKRNVDPLSTSAIESLAGSRFGAAHDALLVLLKNEPAESRKKIVQVLAKYPRPIWSDALYEFVTNAPANMDVESLKALVQVGHPQLVEVLERALRSPDKQIRDLAFQTLSQRNDQRSETLAIEYALKVLDQGPPDSNVVQLLSRTRDVRAVPLLLKQLDSGNDRVTTINLLLQLGDQEVADKLVAKYPSLNNNEKVQVLQGLKLFRHSKFRDLCGEALLSNDNQLVSTAATALTLDGHPDGEKLLISAVEKQRMNHLLGNIMNALANFGTPTARAALIKARDSGETNKRNYANSALLTLRQRSPGFQYSAQGDMFSKNQQEKEAMEAYDLALQLDSELPEAYLGRGQLLLKKEKFAEACKDFEKVIELKHEPLFPGEFVTSLAIARIGDGRVEEGLTYLEEHRPSEEVRDPNRKALRALFLYNAACAYSRAFEQAEKRTDLPDRDTLREKYRTQAVKDLRESIKNGFDDFAWMAKDPDFKPIHEDPEFKKILAEKPQDKTEKKEAE is encoded by the coding sequence ATGTCGAAATGCAGCTTGCGAACGATCGTTGCCGTAACCGCTTGCGTCGGTTTTTTCGCCGGAATCGCCGGTCCTTTCCACTCCAGCATCGCTCTTGCTCAGCAGACGCAACCGAAGACAGATCCCTCGACCAATCCAGAGGAATTCCGAGCCCTGGTCGAACGAATCAGCAAGCTGGAATCGGAAGTTGAGCGACTGAAAAAGGGGACGCCAGTTGCTGCCGGGACAGACGCCCAGGTTCTGGCCATGCTCGACGTGGCACACCTGGGTCTGTTCTACTCAGGCAACGGCCAGACCCGTTTTCTGGCGTTGCACGTCCTGCTCGCCAATACGACCCGAAATTCCTATACCATCGCTCGGGACCAGATTATTGCCGAGATCGACGGAGAAGAACGGAAACTAGTCGATCTGCCTCAGCAACTGCAGAACTACACCGTTCAATCCGGCAAGCAGCATTTTCAAATCTCGGCCATGAAACCCCAGAAGGAGTGGAAACTCCCTTCAGGCGGGCAGACCGGGATCTGGCTCGTCTACGCTGACTTACCGCTGGGCCCCAACGTCCCCAAGTGTCTCATTAAAGTGAAGCTGGGAGACGACACTAAAGAAATCAACGTCAACGAATTACAACGGGCTCAACTGAGTCTTGAGGTAGAGCGGATTGGTCCGCGTGAGTCGCTGGCCCTAATGACCATTGGCGGGGCGATCAACAGTTTTAATGCTGGCACATTCGTTGATGAACTCGACAAACTCGTCGCTCAGAAAGTCGCTCGCGTCGTCGTCCGCTGGATTGATGGTGCGAGTCCGCCCGACCCACAGTTGATGAATTGGCTTCAGTCCGCCGCCGCCGGCAACGCAGGCAATCCGAACGCCAACCAGATGTTTCCCATGATCCCGTCAGCGATCCGTGAGTTTCACCTGACGGAGTTTCCTGTCAGTGATGAGATAGCAAGTCGAGGGGGATCAGGATACGGATTGAGGTCCACTGGTCAAGTACGTCTCCACAAATCATCGGCGGAAGCCGTCGGTGCCGCGCTCAGGACAGCATACCTCGCACTCCCCAGAGACGAACTGCTCAACGAAATTCGTACTGGTAACCCGCTCTCCCGAGCGGCCGCACTGGCCTACGGCGGTGGACGATTGAGTGTCGAAAATCTGCCGCAGATTTTTGAATGGGCCGAAGACAAAGATCCGGAGTTGCAGAAGGCCGCCCTCCAGGCGCTTAGTCACTTCGGCGAGCCTGAAGCGATTGAGAAACTGGTTCTCTACGCCAAGCGAAATGTCGACCCGTTGTCGACTTCGGCGATTGAAAGTCTTGCAGGTTCGCGTTTCGGTGCGGCGCACGACGCACTTCTGGTGCTATTGAAAAATGAACCTGCTGAGTCTCGCAAGAAAATCGTGCAAGTGCTGGCGAAGTACCCACGTCCCATCTGGTCTGATGCGCTCTATGAATTTGTGACGAACGCACCTGCAAACATGGATGTGGAATCATTAAAAGCCCTGGTCCAGGTTGGACACCCCCAACTGGTCGAGGTGCTGGAGCGGGCCCTGCGGTCGCCGGACAAGCAAATTCGAGATCTGGCATTCCAGACCCTGTCGCAACGGAACGATCAACGCAGCGAAACACTCGCGATCGAATATGCGCTCAAAGTCTTGGATCAAGGACCTCCCGATTCGAACGTCGTTCAGTTGCTGTCACGCACACGGGATGTCCGAGCGGTCCCTTTGCTGCTGAAGCAACTAGATTCAGGAAACGATCGGGTTACGACCATCAACCTGCTATTGCAGTTGGGTGATCAGGAAGTCGCTGACAAGCTCGTCGCCAAGTACCCCTCATTGAACAACAACGAGAAAGTCCAGGTTCTCCAGGGACTGAAGCTGTTTCGGCATTCGAAGTTCCGTGACCTTTGCGGCGAGGCTCTGCTTTCAAACGACAATCAGCTTGTCTCAACCGCCGCAACCGCTTTGACACTCGACGGGCATCCTGACGGAGAAAAACTGCTGATCAGTGCGGTGGAAAAGCAGCGCATGAATCACCTGCTGGGCAATATCATGAACGCACTGGCGAACTTCGGAACGCCAACTGCTCGTGCGGCACTCATCAAGGCACGCGATTCAGGCGAAACCAACAAGCGGAACTACGCCAATTCGGCACTGCTCACGCTTCGTCAACGCTCTCCCGGATTTCAATATTCCGCCCAAGGGGACATGTTCAGCAAGAATCAGCAGGAAAAAGAGGCGATGGAAGCATACGACCTCGCCCTGCAACTCGACTCGGAACTTCCGGAAGCCTATCTCGGGCGCGGCCAGTTGCTGCTGAAGAAAGAGAAATTTGCGGAAGCATGCAAAGATTTTGAGAAGGTCATTGAGCTGAAGCACGAGCCTCTCTTTCCGGGCGAATTTGTGACCAGTCTCGCGATTGCCCGCATCGGCGATGGGCGCGTTGAGGAAGGTCTGACTTACCTCGAAGAACATCGCCCCTCGGAAGAAGTCCGTGACCCCAATCGGAAAGCACTTCGCGCACTGTTCCTTTACAACGCCGCGTGTGCCTATTCGCGAGCGTTTGAGCAGGCCGAAAAGCGAACCGACCTGCCCGACCGGGACACTCTTCGCGAAAAGTATCGTACACAGGCGGTGAAGGACCTCCGTGAGTCCATCAAGAACGGCTTCGACGACTTCGCCTGGATGGCCAAAGATCCTGACTTCAAGCCAATTCACGAAGATCCCGAGTTCAAGAAGATTCTGGCCGAAAAGCCGCAGGACAAGACGGAAAAGAAAGAAGCTGAGTAA
- a CDS encoding aldose 1-epimerase, which produces MDIVFRSEFSLPAAQASKLPFGDDMKIVTICDQLSGSTARILPELGFNCFEFRASVEGTMVDVLDAVPGFEQGQQKPSGSGIPILFPFPNRIRAGRFNWKGKEYVLPGTDKWGNAIHGLCMDRPWRVVRQEANSVKGQFHLSVDAPDRLPLWPGDFIIEVVYELVRARLLSRFRIFNPTSDPLPWGLGTHPYFKLPLTSTSRYEDCLVEVPARERWELIDCLPTGKRLAVDESTDLRDGAYLSTLKLDDVYTGIDCHRPQFECLVMDESAGLQVALTVPPVFREIVAFTPPNRSAVCLEPYTCPTDAVNLQTTGLDVGWRVLGPGQEFHTWIDLSVGTVIV; this is translated from the coding sequence ATGGATATAGTTTTCCGAAGCGAGTTCTCGCTTCCGGCAGCACAGGCGTCCAAACTTCCCTTCGGCGATGATATGAAAATCGTAACGATCTGTGATCAGCTCAGTGGTTCCACCGCCCGAATTCTGCCCGAACTGGGATTCAACTGCTTTGAGTTTCGAGCGTCTGTCGAGGGGACCATGGTCGATGTGCTCGACGCAGTCCCCGGATTCGAACAGGGACAGCAAAAGCCTAGCGGAAGTGGCATTCCCATCTTGTTCCCATTTCCCAATCGGATCCGCGCAGGACGATTCAACTGGAAGGGCAAAGAATATGTCCTGCCAGGGACAGACAAATGGGGTAACGCGATCCACGGCCTGTGCATGGACCGCCCATGGCGCGTCGTCCGGCAGGAAGCGAATTCCGTGAAAGGGCAGTTTCACCTGAGTGTGGACGCTCCCGATCGACTTCCCCTGTGGCCGGGGGATTTCATCATTGAAGTCGTGTACGAACTGGTTCGAGCCCGATTACTGTCTCGATTCCGCATCTTTAATCCCACCAGCGATCCTCTACCGTGGGGACTCGGGACACATCCTTATTTCAAACTCCCGCTCACCTCGACCAGCCGCTACGAAGACTGCCTCGTCGAGGTACCGGCCCGCGAGCGATGGGAACTCATCGACTGTCTGCCGACCGGAAAGCGATTGGCCGTTGACGAGTCGACTGACCTTCGGGACGGAGCCTATCTCAGTACACTTAAGCTGGACGATGTTTACACCGGCATCGACTGTCATCGCCCTCAGTTCGAATGCCTGGTGATGGACGAGAGTGCTGGTCTGCAAGTCGCCCTGACCGTCCCACCTGTGTTTCGCGAAATTGTGGCGTTTACTCCCCCGAATCGTTCGGCTGTTTGCCTTGAACCGTATACATGTCCAACTGATGCGGTAAACTTGCAGACGACAGGATTGGATGTCGGCTGGCGGGTGCTGGGACCGGGCCAGGAGTTTCATACGTGGATCGACTTGTCGGTGGGAACCGTCATCGTATGA
- the rpsR gene encoding 30S ribosomal protein S18 translates to MNAYTKTEIKKLRKKRQRLKKKLRCRFCPNGCDKSPRPVFVDYKDLKTLRTMIDREGNMLARRKTGNCAKFQRAVREAILRARYVGLLPYVAEE, encoded by the coding sequence ATGAATGCGTATACCAAGACAGAGATCAAGAAACTCCGTAAGAAGCGTCAACGGCTGAAAAAGAAGCTGCGTTGCCGATTCTGCCCGAACGGATGCGACAAATCACCACGGCCGGTCTTTGTTGATTATAAAGATCTCAAGACACTGCGAACCATGATCGATCGCGAAGGCAACATGCTCGCTCGCCGCAAGACGGGCAACTGCGCCAAGTTCCAGCGCGCCGTTCGTGAAGCAATCCTCCGAGCTCGTTACGTCGGCCTGCTGCCGTACGTTGCAGAAGAGTGA
- a CDS encoding flagellar motor switch protein FliG: MNHESLDGTQKTAILLLSLDQAMAADLLGRLPRDQVERIALAIANAGTVTREQQEAVLSEFKTAFESRPLMQPAGSETARELLERSIDQNEIEPIQERLEERVHAGPFAFLHSRHPDDIRKLIETEHPQAIAVIATKLPSLLASQVLAGLEPSLRVDVLGRMARLGPTDAELLDEIAFILKVRIGQAPLRLGGLSTAAAILRESPPAVSRDLLQSLDQKDTGLAGSLRESMFAFTDIIDIEDDSLGIILHETNSCSWALALKGCSDKLRQRVVRALPAPQGKGLARDIQSLGPLRLSEITAAQQEILRSIHALAAEGDIVLPSKVAATEKSSIRTRKPLKQ; encoded by the coding sequence ATGAATCACGAATCTTTGGATGGAACGCAGAAGACGGCCATCCTGCTGCTCAGCCTGGATCAGGCGATGGCAGCAGATCTTCTTGGCCGGCTACCTCGCGATCAGGTCGAGCGGATCGCCCTGGCCATCGCCAATGCGGGGACTGTGACACGGGAACAACAGGAAGCGGTCTTGAGTGAATTCAAAACCGCGTTTGAGTCGCGTCCTCTCATGCAACCGGCCGGCTCGGAAACGGCTCGTGAACTGCTGGAACGCTCGATCGACCAGAATGAAATTGAACCGATCCAGGAGCGACTGGAGGAACGAGTTCACGCCGGTCCGTTCGCTTTCCTGCATTCGCGTCATCCTGACGACATCCGCAAACTGATTGAGACCGAACATCCCCAAGCGATTGCGGTGATTGCGACAAAGCTTCCCTCGTTGCTTGCCTCTCAGGTACTGGCTGGACTGGAGCCGAGCTTACGAGTCGACGTGCTGGGGCGTATGGCGCGGCTCGGCCCCACGGACGCCGAACTGCTGGATGAAATTGCTTTTATTCTGAAAGTGAGAATCGGCCAGGCGCCGCTACGATTGGGAGGACTTTCCACCGCGGCGGCGATTCTGCGTGAATCGCCACCGGCGGTCTCGCGGGATCTGCTTCAGTCGCTTGATCAGAAAGACACTGGCCTGGCAGGATCGCTTCGTGAATCGATGTTTGCTTTCACTGACATTATCGACATCGAAGATGACTCGCTCGGGATCATTCTGCACGAGACGAATAGTTGTTCCTGGGCACTCGCGTTGAAAGGCTGCTCAGATAAGCTGCGACAACGAGTCGTGCGGGCTCTGCCTGCTCCTCAGGGGAAAGGGTTGGCCCGCGACATTCAGTCACTGGGCCCATTACGGCTCAGTGAAATTACGGCCGCTCAACAGGAAATTCTGAGATCAATCCACGCACTCGCCGCAGAAGGAGACATCGTTCTTCCGAGCAAAGTAGCCGCTACAGAGAAATCCTCCATCAGAACCCGTAAACCCCTGAAACAGTAG
- a CDS encoding FHA domain-containing protein: protein MRAHLIPLKGGGAPIQITRDITLVGRQDDLCDICLETTSVSKMHCLIVRTDGLLFIRDLGSTNGTKVNGQRVLRGALLPGDELAFAGEKFRVEMGPGEPDIEPDPESQDAHTEEITIPPQQLVEYFAPYVPEKGDDGSSDSDVRFLDDEE, encoded by the coding sequence ATGCGTGCACATTTAATCCCGCTTAAGGGAGGTGGAGCTCCAATTCAGATTACACGGGATATCACACTCGTCGGTCGACAGGATGACCTGTGCGACATCTGCCTGGAAACGACCAGTGTCTCCAAGATGCATTGTCTGATCGTCCGAACCGACGGCCTGCTTTTCATTCGCGATCTGGGCAGCACGAACGGCACGAAAGTGAACGGACAGCGAGTCCTGCGAGGGGCATTGTTGCCCGGTGACGAACTCGCCTTTGCAGGCGAAAAATTCCGCGTGGAGATGGGCCCTGGTGAGCCGGATATCGAACCCGATCCAGAATCCCAAGATGCCCACACGGAAGAGATCACGATTCCTCCACAGCAATTGGTCGAATATTTTGCACCGTATGTCCCCGAAAAGGGAGACGACGGCAGCAGTGACAGTGATGTCCGGTTTCTCGACGATGAGGAATAG
- a CDS encoding FliI/YscN family ATPase, whose protein sequence is MLALEDHLRSILPIRLTGRVTRIVGLTLSVSGFPAPLGAIAKLETEAGSTLEAEVIGFSGEETLLLPYGDPQGIRRGTRAVLGQSVQIARVGDALLGRIVNGRGDLIDGLPPAILPCHARLQATPISPMSRPRIDQPLATGVRSVDGLITCAKGQRLGIFAGSGVGKSTLLGQIARSTSADVNVVVLIGERGREVREFIERDLGPEGAARSVVVVATGDDPVVLRLRAAYLGTAIAEYFRDSGRDVLLMMDSVTRFALAHREIGLAAGEPPANRGYPPSVFSHLAKLLERTGRTETGSITGFYTVLVEGDDHNEPISDTVRGTLDGHIVLSRKLAQQSHFPAIDVLASLSRLMPDVTDVEHRLAANSLRQLLAAYQQAEDLISIGAYQRGSNSEVDAAIRLREPIQRFLRQAPHEHATFSQAVEELQQLLSMNEEPVDDLD, encoded by the coding sequence ATGCTGGCTCTCGAGGACCACCTGAGATCGATCCTGCCGATCAGACTCACCGGCCGCGTCACCAGGATCGTCGGTCTGACGCTCTCCGTTTCCGGGTTCCCCGCCCCTCTGGGGGCGATTGCAAAGCTCGAGACTGAAGCCGGGAGCACGCTGGAAGCGGAAGTGATCGGCTTTTCTGGCGAAGAGACTCTCTTGCTGCCCTACGGGGATCCTCAGGGGATACGTCGTGGAACGCGAGCCGTGCTGGGACAGTCGGTTCAAATTGCCCGCGTGGGGGATGCCCTGCTGGGAAGAATCGTGAATGGGCGAGGTGACTTAATCGACGGGCTTCCCCCCGCGATTCTGCCGTGCCACGCCCGACTTCAGGCAACTCCCATCTCGCCGATGAGCCGTCCACGAATTGATCAACCGTTGGCGACGGGAGTTCGATCGGTTGATGGGCTGATAACGTGTGCGAAAGGTCAACGACTGGGGATTTTTGCCGGTAGCGGTGTGGGAAAGAGCACGTTGCTGGGGCAGATTGCCCGTTCGACTTCTGCCGACGTGAATGTCGTCGTTCTCATCGGCGAACGAGGGCGCGAAGTGCGCGAGTTCATCGAGCGTGACCTGGGTCCCGAAGGGGCAGCACGCAGTGTCGTCGTTGTTGCTACGGGCGACGATCCTGTGGTCCTCAGGCTTCGTGCAGCTTACCTGGGAACAGCAATCGCCGAATACTTCCGCGATTCGGGGCGCGACGTCCTGCTGATGATGGATAGCGTGACGCGGTTTGCGCTGGCTCATCGAGAGATTGGACTGGCTGCCGGCGAGCCTCCGGCGAACCGGGGATATCCGCCAAGTGTCTTTTCTCATCTGGCAAAACTACTCGAACGAACAGGCCGGACGGAAACGGGCAGTATCACCGGTTTCTACACCGTCCTTGTTGAGGGGGATGACCATAACGAACCGATTTCCGATACAGTCCGTGGTACGTTGGACGGTCATATTGTGCTGTCCCGAAAACTGGCTCAACAGAGCCACTTCCCCGCAATCGATGTGCTTGCGAGTCTCTCCCGACTTATGCCCGACGTGACGGATGTTGAGCATCGGCTCGCAGCCAACTCGCTCCGTCAGTTGCTCGCCGCTTACCAGCAGGCGGAAGATCTGATTTCCATCGGCGCCTATCAGCGCGGCTCCAATTCCGAGGTGGATGCAGCCATCAGATTGCGGGAACCGATCCAGCGATTTCTACGACAGGCTCCACATGAACACGCGACCTTCTCTCAAGCCGTCGAGGAACTGCAGCAGCTTCTCTCTATGAACGAGGAGCCAGTCGACGATCTCGACTAG
- a CDS encoding FliH/SctL family protein: MAARTEAERIVTTAHQEANQLREAILASAREEGLAEGFREAEAEITRKADEISEQRISEQLKTALPALLSAAESLQAERDRWLVRWEQTAVRLGVAIAEKLMQRQIAARPECATEMITNALRLAAGQPQLTIYLHPDDLSAWGDRASEIVRSLTACADTVLVPDSTSTRGSCRIETRHGEIDARVETMLHRIAEELVEQ; encoded by the coding sequence GTGGCTGCGCGAACGGAAGCCGAACGGATTGTCACCACTGCACACCAGGAAGCAAATCAGTTGCGCGAAGCGATTCTGGCATCCGCCCGCGAGGAAGGTCTTGCTGAAGGATTTCGAGAAGCAGAGGCTGAAATCACTCGAAAAGCGGACGAAATCTCAGAGCAGCGAATTTCTGAACAACTGAAAACAGCACTCCCCGCCCTGCTCTCCGCGGCCGAGTCACTGCAGGCCGAGCGAGACCGTTGGCTGGTCAGATGGGAACAGACAGCTGTCCGACTGGGTGTTGCAATTGCAGAAAAGCTGATGCAGCGTCAGATCGCAGCTCGTCCGGAATGTGCAACGGAAATGATCACGAATGCCTTGCGGCTGGCTGCGGGACAACCTCAACTGACCATCTATCTGCACCCCGATGACCTGTCCGCGTGGGGAGATCGAGCTTCGGAAATTGTCCGTTCGCTGACGGCTTGTGCAGACACGGTACTCGTCCCCGACTCCACTTCGACGCGAGGCAGTTGCCGGATCGAAACACGCCATGGCGAAATCGATGCTCGCGTGGAAACCATGCTGCATCGCATCGCCGAAGAACTCGTCGAGCAATGA